The Pochonia chlamydosporia 170 chromosome 1, whole genome shotgun sequence genome window below encodes:
- a CDS encoding beta-xylosidase (similar to Neosartorya fischeri NRRL 181 XP_001258861.1), protein MVKTYLIYSLFAGLPAHVAGANVKLSQPDCSRDPLGSTSVCDTSLSPDQRVAKFISRFTLQQKVDNLFYRAPGVSNLGLPAHRWGCEALHGVAGGEVFFEGRNANFSSATSFPMPILTGAAFDDDLVHRVASVIGKEGRAFANSGHSGFDFWAPNINPFRDPRWGRGMETPGEDAFRVQNYAYSLITGLQGGVNPKEMQALAACKHYGVYDVEGGRFGNNINPTPQDLSDYYMPPFKTCARDARASGVMCSYSSVNGVPSCASQYLLQTLLREHWGWSEPHQWVVSDCGAIENVATSHGYVKGGANAAGVSLNAGTDLMCDDFYTYLKSAVDDGVTTERTIDKSLARLYHSLLRVGYFNKQSQYARLGWSDVNTAEAQSLAHEAAWKGMTLLKNDGTLPLPKKVANVAVIGPWADATKAMQSIYAGPAPYLVSPLMGMQKEWKNVRFAHGADMYSSNTGGFDEAIKLAKSSDYIIYCGGFDSKVEIEDRDRGDLNWPGVQLDLISRLSALGKPLIVVQFGGGQLDDSTLLSNPKVNAIVWAGYPGQEGGNALRDVLDGTKSIAGRLPVTQYPNDYVKQRNKLDPVLRPHKETPGITYKWFDKPVLPFGYGKHYTSFGFSWKSRPKATYTISNLIKAPSGLALEKAPFATVSIDVTNTGKVMSDYVGMLFLSTQNAGPKPYPLKSLVAYGRLHDINAGQAKALTLTIPLGQLARADENGNMVIYPGDYELRLDLPELQSGVNNFAPLRFRLTGGPATIETVPRPPSNPVALSYQGCYQDNIQSRLLSHKLPDLRSTNTPQXRNAPTDVMKPVTLSPASNMEGKSAVLLQVLPGNRLTLMCVIRQCFCGDFTTGHVAVEESRCNSKCPGNNEEFCGGVKL, encoded by the coding sequence ATGGTGAAAACCTACCTCATTTACTCCCTTTTTGCAGGGCTCCCGGCCCATGTCGCTGGAGCCAACGTAAAGCTATCCCAACCCGACTGTAGTCGAGACCCGCTCGGCAGCACCTCTGTCTGCGATACCTCTCTGAGCCCGGACCAGCGCGTTGCAAAGTTCATCAGCCGGTTCACCCTTCAGCAAAAGGTCGACAATCTGTTCTACCGAGCTCCAGGTGTTTCGAATCTAGGCCTTCCTGCGCACAGGTGGGGTTGCGAAGCCCTTCACGGCgtggctggtggtgaagttTTCTTCGAAGGTCGCAATGCAAACTTTTCCTCGGCAACTAGTTTTCCCATGCCAATTCTCACGGGAGCAGCCTTCGATGATGATCTCGTCCACCGCGTTGCGAGCGTTATTGGCAAGGAGGGCCGAGCTTTTGCCAATAGCGGACATTCTGGCTTCGACTTCTGGGCCCCTAACATCAACCCATTTAGAGATCCAAGATGGGGAAGAGGCATGGAGACACCCGGAGAAGATGCTTTCCGCGTTCAGAACTACGCATACAGCCTTATTACCGGTCTTCAGGGAGGTGTCAACCCCAAGGAGATGCAGGCTCTTGCCGCCTGTAAGCATTATGGTGTTTACGACGTTGAAGGTGGTCGATTCGGAAATAACATAAACCCCACGCCACAAGATCTCTCCGACTATTACATGCCTCCTTTTAAGACTTGCGCCCGAGACGCTAGGGCTAGCGGGGTTATGTGTTCATACAGCAGCGTTAACGGTGTCCCATCTTGCGCCAGCCAGTACTTACTTCAGACATTGCTCCGAGAACATTGGGGATGGTCTGAACCTCACCAGTGGGTCGTCTCAGATTGTGGCGCCATCGAAAACGTCGCCACCAGTCATGGCTATGTCAAGGGTGGTGCCAACGCAGCAGGTGTATCTCTCAATGCTGGAACGGATCTTATGTGCGACGACTTTTATACATACCTCAAAAGCGCTGTCGACGATGGCGTTACTACCGAGCGGACGATTGACAAGTCACTTGCGCGGCTCTATCACTCTTTGCTGCGGGTCGGGTACTTTAACAAACAGTCGCAGTACGCGAGGCTTGGCTGGTCAGATGTCAATACTGCTGAAGCTCAGTCACTTGCCCATGAAGCTGCATGGAAGGGCATGACATTGCTCAAAAACGACGGCACCTTACCCTTGCCAAAGAAAGTTGCTAATGTCGCCGTCATTGGCCCGTGGGCTGATGCTACTAAAGCTATGCAATCGATTTATGCCGGCCCTGCTCCCTACTTGGTTAGCCCTCTAATGGGTATGCAGAAAGAATGGAAGAACGTTCGGTTCGCTCATGGCGCCGATATGTACAGCAGCAACACTGGCGGATTTGATGAGGCGATTAAGCTTGCTAAGTCGTCCGACTACATCATATACTGTGGTGGTTTTGATTCAAAAGTTGAGATTGAGGACCGCGATAGGGGTGATCTTAACTGGCCCGGCGTGCAGCTGGATCTCATATCTCGACTGTCTGCCCTTGGCAAGCCATTGATCGTTGTCCAGTTCGGCGGTGGCCAACTCGACGATTCTACTCTCTTGTCCAATCCCAAGGTCAATGCAATTGTCTGGGCCGGCTACCCCGGACAGGAGGGTGGCAATGCGCTTCGAGATGTGCTGGATGGAACGAAGTCTATTGCGGGCAGACTCCCCGTCACGCAGTACCCCAACGACTACGTGAAGCAACGTAACAAGCTCGATCCTGTGCTGCGGCCACATAAAGAAACTCCCGGGATAACGTACAAATGGTTTGACAAGCCGGTCTTGCCGTTTGGATACGGGAAGCATTACACCTCATTCGGATTTTCCTGGAAGTCTCGTCCAAAGGCCACTTACACTATCTCTAATCTCATAAAAGCTCCGTCTGGTCTAGCCCTTGAGAAGGCTCCTTTTGCGACCGTGTCCATTGACGTGACGAATACTGGCAAAGTCATGTCCGATTATGTTGGCATGCTATTCCTGTCTACCCAAAACGCCGGCCCAAAGCCATACCCATTGAAGAGTCTTGTGGCATATGGCCGCCTACACGATATTAACGCCGGCCAGGCCAAGGCCCTTACCCTGACTATCCCGCTAGGACAACTTGCGCGCGCAgacgagaatggcaacaTGGTTATCTACCCTGGTGACTACGAGCTTCGTCTGGATCTGCCGGAGCTACAAAGTGGTGTTAACAACTTTGCTCCACTAAGATTTCGCCTCACTGGCGGGCCAGCGACGATCGAGACGGTGCCCAGACCGCCTTCAAACCCAGTTGCGTTATCCTACCAGGGTTGTTACCAAGATAACATTCAGTCCCGGCTACTCTCCCACAAGCTCCCTGACCTACGCTCCACGAACACGCCGCAGGNCAGGAATGCGCCAACCGATGTTATGAAGCCAGTTACGCTTTCGCCGGCGTCGAATATGGAAGGTAAGTCCGCTGTGCTTCTCCAAGTGCTGCCAGGCAACAGGCTAACGCTGATGTGCGTCATTAGACAATGTTTTTGCGGAGATTTTACAACTGGACACGTAGCTGTAGAAGAATCTAGGTGCAACTCCAAGTGTCCTGGGAATAATGAAGAATTTTGCGGCGGAGTTAAGTTGTAG